The following proteins are encoded in a genomic region of Candidatus Poribacteria bacterium:
- a CDS encoding LamG domain-containing protein produces MKNLRNQSIFTCLFLLVFVPLGAESLPPPSPAGGNYLVLDGVDDHAILDFETFGLLMPKGTDEFTFEAWIYPTELPDQNVHAIILSQQVRIHARGLEHAGNLSLMGGAQVALGEAHILIAFGWIKFPPNQWYHVAFQGGKGQGTTVMVNDEVLRILQEITLAPDISHAGHPQAFTIGGFGENIEFQAGHFWGHFVGYIDEVRISKVARYDTAKRDFTPRTKFKNDAKTVALWHFDEAKGAREFSDTSGNAYHLIGKNGAQTDGEFAAIEPEGKLATIWGRLKQ; encoded by the coding sequence ATGAAGAATCTACGAAATCAGTCAATTTTCACTTGTCTTTTTCTGCTGGTTTTCGTTCCGCTGGGTGCTGAATCGCTTCCACCGCCATCACCCGCGGGTGGTAACTATTTAGTGCTTGATGGGGTGGACGATCACGCCATTTTGGACTTTGAAACGTTCGGTCTTCTCATGCCAAAAGGCACAGATGAATTCACCTTTGAGGCGTGGATATATCCAACCGAGCTGCCTGACCAGAATGTACATGCAATAATTCTCAGTCAACAGGTGCGGATACATGCCCGGGGCCTTGAGCACGCCGGAAATTTAAGCCTAATGGGCGGAGCGCAGGTTGCTCTTGGCGAAGCACACATTCTAATAGCGTTCGGTTGGATAAAATTCCCCCCGAATCAATGGTATCACGTCGCCTTTCAGGGAGGAAAGGGACAGGGGACCACAGTAATGGTTAACGATGAAGTGCTCAGAATACTGCAAGAAATAACTCTCGCACCCGATATCTCGCACGCCGGGCATCCACAGGCTTTTACAATCGGCGGGTTTGGAGAGAACATTGAGTTTCAGGCTGGTCATTTTTGGGGTCATTTTGTGGGCTATATCGATGAGGTCCGTATCTCAAAGGTTGCGCGTTACGATACCGCCAAACGCGATTTCACGCCGCGCACAAAGTTCAAGAATGACGCAAAGACGGTTGCGTTGTGGCATTTTGATGAAGCAAAGGGAGCACGCGAGTTCTCAGATACATCAGGCAACGCCTATCATCTAATAGGTAAAAATGGTGCACAGACCGATGGCGAATTTGCAGCAATTGAACCAGAAGGAAAACTTGCGACGATATGGGGACGACTGAAGCAATAA